In Insulibacter thermoxylanivorax, the following are encoded in one genomic region:
- a CDS encoding sugar transferase, producing the protein MGNRMKRRFVALLLAVTDLIILYGGYVLAFLIIFGQDIPERNWDAFVLLAPWLGLAALIIFNFFDLYANSNRRSYDNFLYSILLSIGLLLIVMVAVSFWIRGFALPRSVILLGSFIVTIMMVLIRSFIWYVQLKLNGKKRVLIVASTMEHGKRMSEKVFEHVKGWFEIRAVVTADKKELIAEHIPHIDVVLITPELTGEQKAEIMSYSSQYMKEVLLVPELYELFLMGAEAQQIDDMLVFSVMPPSLSSGELFIKRLLDIVISVIILIITSPIMLLLLILIPLTSKGSPIYSQVRIGKNGKPYMIYKFRTMVHNAEQHTGPVLAADKDPRITRIGRLIRPLRLDELPQLFNVLKGDMSLVGPRPERPHFMKQYQKEHPDYLYRIAVKPGITGLAQVKAKYSTTAEEKLRYDLMYIRNYTLLLDIKLLFQTLIVVLRGVQAKGVKRQEKAHRIFPKIIQESDQYLSKHNHISH; encoded by the coding sequence ATGGGGAACCGAATGAAGAGAAGGTTTGTTGCCTTACTTCTTGCCGTAACAGATTTAATCATTCTCTATGGCGGTTATGTGTTAGCATTCTTAATCATATTCGGTCAGGATATTCCTGAGCGTAACTGGGATGCTTTTGTGCTGTTGGCGCCATGGTTGGGGTTGGCTGCGCTAATTATTTTCAATTTCTTCGATCTATATGCGAATAGTAATCGGAGAAGTTATGATAACTTCTTATATTCCATTCTTCTTAGCATCGGATTGTTGCTAATCGTCATGGTGGCGGTAAGCTTCTGGATCCGTGGTTTCGCATTGCCTAGAAGTGTCATCCTGCTCGGATCGTTCATCGTCACCATCATGATGGTGCTTATTCGTTCGTTCATTTGGTATGTACAACTGAAGCTGAACGGGAAGAAACGGGTATTAATCGTCGCCAGTACTATGGAACATGGAAAGAGAATGTCGGAGAAAGTATTCGAGCATGTTAAGGGTTGGTTCGAGATCAGAGCGGTGGTTACTGCGGATAAGAAAGAACTGATCGCAGAACATATCCCACATATCGATGTCGTACTGATCACTCCGGAACTCACTGGCGAACAAAAAGCCGAGATCATGAGTTACTCTTCCCAGTATATGAAAGAAGTGCTGTTAGTTCCTGAACTTTATGAACTTTTCCTAATGGGTGCCGAGGCGCAGCAGATCGATGATATGCTGGTCTTCTCGGTGATGCCTCCCAGCTTAAGTTCAGGTGAATTATTCATCAAGCGTTTGCTGGATATCGTCATATCCGTTATCATCCTGATCATCACAAGCCCTATTATGCTCTTGCTACTTATTTTGATACCTCTAACTTCTAAGGGCAGTCCAATCTATTCTCAAGTGCGGATCGGCAAGAATGGCAAACCTTATATGATCTATAAATTCAGGACTATGGTACACAACGCCGAGCAACATACTGGTCCAGTATTGGCTGCGGATAAGGATCCGCGGATTACTCGGATTGGCAGGCTCATTCGTCCTCTGAGACTTGATGAATTGCCGCAGCTGTTCAATGTTCTGAAAGGCGATATGAGCCTGGTTGGTCCTAGACCGGAGAGACCTCATTTCATGAAGCAATATCAGAAAGAGCATCCTGATTATCTATACCGCATAGCTGTTAAGCCGGGTATTACAGGGTTAGCACAAGTAAAAGCCAAATATAGCACGACAGCAGAAGAGAAGCTGCGGTATGACTTGATGTATATAAGAAACTATACCTTGTTGTTGGATATAAAATTGTTGTTTCAAACATTGATCGTTGTTCTTCGCGGCGTACAAGCCAAGGGTGTTAAGCGGCAAGAGAAAGCTCATCGGATATTCCCTAAGATCATCCAAGAATCCGATCAATATCTATCGAAACACAATCATATCTCACACTAA